One part of the Streptomyces nigra genome encodes these proteins:
- a CDS encoding ribokinase, whose amino-acid sequence MYDYDLLVVGSANADLVIGVERRPGAGETVLGTDLAVHPGGKGANQAVAAARLGARTALLARVGDDAYGRLLLDSQRAAGVDTVGVLVGGAPTGVALITVDPSGDNSIVVSPGANGRLTPADVRAAASLFQASRVVSTQLEIPLETVAEVVRDLADGSRFVLNPSPPQPLPADILAACDPLIVNEHEARVILGDAAVGDSPEDWARILLAKGPRSVVVTLGAEGALVASAEGVTRVPSVAVDAVDTTGAGDAFTAALAWRLGTGATLAEAAAYAARVGAAAVTREGAQESFPTAAEVEAL is encoded by the coding sequence ATGTACGACTACGACCTGCTGGTCGTGGGGTCGGCCAACGCCGACCTGGTGATCGGTGTGGAGCGCCGGCCCGGCGCCGGCGAGACCGTGCTCGGCACCGATCTCGCCGTCCACCCGGGCGGCAAGGGCGCCAACCAGGCCGTCGCGGCGGCCCGCCTCGGCGCCCGTACGGCCCTGCTCGCGCGGGTCGGCGACGACGCGTACGGCCGGCTGCTGCTGGACTCGCAGCGCGCGGCCGGCGTGGACACGGTGGGCGTGCTGGTGGGCGGGGCGCCGACCGGCGTCGCGCTGATCACCGTGGACCCGTCCGGCGACAACAGCATCGTTGTCTCGCCCGGCGCCAACGGGCGGCTCACCCCGGCCGACGTCCGGGCCGCCGCGAGCCTGTTCCAGGCGTCGCGGGTGGTCTCGACGCAGCTGGAGATCCCGCTGGAGACGGTGGCGGAGGTGGTGCGCGACCTCGCCGACGGCAGCCGGTTCGTGCTCAACCCGTCCCCGCCGCAGCCGCTTCCGGCGGACATCCTGGCGGCATGCGACCCGCTCATCGTCAACGAGCACGAGGCGCGGGTGATCCTCGGGGACGCGGCGGTCGGCGACTCCCCCGAGGACTGGGCGCGGATCCTGCTCGCCAAGGGACCCCGCTCGGTCGTCGTGACGCTCGGCGCCGAGGGCGCGCTGGTGGCCTCCGCCGAGGGGGTCACGCGCGTGCCGTCGGTGGCGGTGGACGCGGTGGACACGACCGGCGCGGGCGACGCGTTCACGGCGGCGCTGGCCTGGCGGCTGGGCACGGGCGCCACCCTGGCCGAGGCGGCGGCGTACGCGGCCCGGGTCGGCGCGGCGGCGGTGACCCGGGAGGGCGCGCAGGAGTCGTTCCCGACGGCGGCGGAGGTCGAGGCGCTGTGA
- a CDS encoding DUF937 domain-containing protein, whose product MQELDENPLVSLQDDVLDELGDEAVGDIARLLGTDETGARQVICTTVAALSDEAETVATPHDAPLTGVATVGGPATGGLMAGLLAAEAGPLTTAVAARTGLPRPAVSRTVGAVVPAVLTALNRRAARR is encoded by the coding sequence ATGCAGGAGCTGGACGAGAACCCCCTCGTGTCCCTCCAGGACGACGTGCTCGACGAGCTCGGCGACGAGGCGGTCGGGGACATCGCGAGACTGCTGGGGACGGACGAGACCGGGGCGCGGCAGGTGATCTGCACGACGGTCGCGGCGCTGTCCGACGAGGCGGAGACGGTCGCCACCCCGCACGACGCCCCGCTGACCGGGGTGGCCACCGTGGGCGGTCCCGCGACCGGCGGTCTGATGGCCGGCCTGCTCGCCGCGGAGGCGGGCCCGCTGACCACCGCGGTGGCCGCCAGGACGGGGCTGCCCCGGCCGGCCGTGTCCCGGACGGTGGGCGCGGTGGTCCCGGCGGTCCTGACGGCGCTGAACCGGCGGGCGGCGAGGCGGTAG
- the rbsD gene encoding D-ribose pyranase, translated as MKRAGILNRHLAGALAELGHGDGVLVCDVGMPIPDGPRVVDLAFRAGVPSFAEVLDGLLEELVVEGATAAKEVRDANPEAAALLDRTCPALELVPHERLKELSAGARLVVRTGEARPYANVLLRCGVFF; from the coding sequence GTGAAGCGGGCCGGAATACTGAACCGCCATCTCGCGGGCGCGCTGGCCGAGCTGGGCCATGGCGACGGGGTCCTCGTCTGTGACGTGGGGATGCCGATCCCGGACGGGCCGCGGGTCGTGGACCTGGCGTTCCGGGCCGGGGTGCCGTCGTTCGCCGAGGTGCTGGACGGGCTGCTGGAAGAGCTGGTGGTGGAGGGCGCGACGGCGGCCAAGGAGGTCCGGGACGCGAACCCCGAGGCGGCGGCCCTGCTCGACCGGACGTGTCCCGCGCTGGAGCTGGTCCCGCACGAGCGGCTCAAGGAGCTGTCGGCGGGCGCGCGGCTGGTGGTGCGGACCGGCGAGGCCCGGCCGTACGCGAACGTGCTGCTGCGCTGCGGCGTCTTTTTCTGA